One Lysinibacillus fusiformis genomic window carries:
- a CDS encoding MerR family transcriptional regulator: MPAKQNGSGHKLYGFEDLAKLQQIQSLKFLGYSLQEIQNLIDNDSDVSKQLEKSLPWQHKLLTEKRDELNQAIEAVERVQFLLKEGKPITWTVLSSLLFKMENEQDQIEWMKEYCSEDIVEIKR, from the coding sequence ATACCAGCAAAGCAAAATGGCTCTGGTCACAAGTTGTATGGATTTGAAGATTTAGCGAAACTGCAGCAAATCCAGTCTTTAAAATTTTTAGGATATTCATTACAGGAAATCCAAAACTTAATTGATAATGACTCGGATGTCTCCAAACAACTTGAAAAGTCATTACCTTGGCAACATAAACTCCTTACAGAAAAGAGAGATGAATTAAATCAAGCCATCGAAGCAGTAGAGCGTGTACAATTCCTTTTGAAAGAAGGGAAGCCAATCACATGGACAGTTTTAAGTTCACTTCTCTTTAAGATGGAAAATGAACAAGATCAAATAGAATGGATGAAAGAATACTGTTCAGAAGACATCGTCGAAATCAAGCGCTAG
- the tnpB gene encoding IS66 family insertion sequence element accessory protein TnpB, which translates to MKHDFTNVKNIYIVCRKTDMRKGIDGLATLIQDSFELDPYSDSIFLFCGLSNHKGLPSCLGIAGFRMFLGLLK; encoded by the coding sequence GTGAAACACGATTTTACGAACGTGAAAAATATCTACATCGTTTGTAGAAAGACGGATATGCGAAAAGGCATTGATGGCTTAGCTACACTGATTCAAGATTCTTTCGAACTTGATCCCTATAGCGATTCGATTTTCCTGTTTTGCGGCCTGAGTAATCATAAGGGCCTCCCTTCATGCTTAGGGATCGCTGGATTCCGAATGTTTCTAGGGCTTTTGAAATGA
- a CDS encoding 3-isopropylmalate dehydrogenase, translated as MDSFFIILMVFFIVIANIIGFIFYRKKKNLYFSAFTILLLAVLFGSIGGALAVFVIRDPFAVFYGMQLGYFLMINSVIVFIIAILVTVVKKYNSSNI; from the coding sequence ATGGATAGTTTTTTCATAATACTTATGGTTTTTTTTATCGTTATTGCAAATATTATTGGATTTATATTTTATAGAAAAAAGAAAAATCTATATTTTTCTGCTTTCACAATACTTCTACTAGCAGTCTTATTTGGTTCAATCGGTGGAGCATTAGCCGTATTTGTTATTCGCGATCCTTTTGCAGTGTTTTATGGCATGCAACTAGGGTACTTTTTAATGATAAATAGTGTCATCGTTTTTATTATTGCAATTTTAGTAACCGTCGTTAAAAAATATAACAGCAGCAACATATGA
- a CDS encoding helix-turn-helix domain-containing protein, translating to MSQRETANEASNDAVCPPQSENQSSKSFNLSSFKTSTLQQVYIDAHAEKEACKEYMNEYQVILFDFMNSLPLADNLKDELHKVVLAAQVHSAPDFIKAKNVLFKIALDIKEGVLTVASTLRAVFVGAYSKAVERSSMKSSKSSSVEDKTHKERPVPFYNWLNERDSFPQITKCMYRSCT from the coding sequence GTGTCCCAACGAGAGACAGCTAACGAAGCTAGTAATGACGCGGTTTGTCCTCCACAATCTGAAAACCAATCATCTAAATCTTTTAATCTTTCTTCTTTTAAAACAAGCACTTTACAGCAAGTATATATAGATGCTCACGCTGAGAAAGAAGCTTGTAAGGAATACATGAATGAGTATCAAGTGATACTGTTTGATTTCATGAATAGCTTACCTTTAGCAGATAACCTAAAAGATGAATTACATAAGGTTGTATTAGCTGCTCAGGTTCATAGTGCACCTGACTTCATAAAAGCTAAGAACGTCCTATTCAAAATTGCTTTGGACATTAAAGAAGGTGTACTGACAGTTGCTAGTACATTAAGAGCTGTATTTGTAGGGGCTTATAGTAAGGCTGTTGAGCGTTCAAGCATGAAGTCTAGTAAATCATCATCTGTGGAGGACAAGACCCACAAAGAACGTCCAGTACCGTTTTATAATTGGTTAAACGAACGTGATAGTTTTCCACAAATAACTAAGTGCATGTATCGATCATGCACTTAG
- a CDS encoding helix-turn-helix domain-containing protein, giving the protein MAFEYLAAYTTFESVADMDKSLEDHIAVHYFNLTESERAIVFKLASHSLEHPGACHLKAATIATALEISTKTVYRSIKKLESLGIIDKTWYEIKRHKRG; this is encoded by the coding sequence ATGGCATTTGAATACTTAGCAGCATACACAACATTTGAATCAGTAGCAGATATGGATAAGAGTTTGGAGGACCACATAGCAGTTCATTACTTTAATTTAACTGAGAGTGAACGTGCCATCGTTTTCAAGCTTGCTAGTCATTCACTGGAACATCCGGGGGCTTGTCATTTGAAGGCAGCCACAATTGCTACAGCATTAGAGATTAGTACAAAGACAGTTTATCGGTCAATTAAGAAATTAGAGTCATTGGGTATCATCGATAAAACCTGGTACGAAATTAAACGGCATAAAAGGGGCTAG
- a CDS encoding helix-turn-helix domain-containing protein: MMAEKIRMLLAKKDMKLTQLAEMLGTSQPNLWKKMKRDNFSERELLEIAEVLGVKYEANFILEDETKI, encoded by the coding sequence ATGATGGCTGAAAAAATCCGGATGTTATTAGCGAAGAAGGATATGAAACTTACCCAATTGGCAGAAATGTTGGGAACGTCTCAACCAAACCTATGGAAGAAAATGAAGCGTGATAATTTTAGCGAAAGGGAGCTATTAGAAATTGCTGAAGTGCTTGGAGTTAAATACGAAGCGAATTTTATCTTAGAGGACGAAACAAAGATATAA
- a CDS encoding Ger(x)C family spore germination protein: MKKKIISLASLTVILLLSGCWDVSEPQRMYYIHGVGIDFKDGQYEISMQIIDFSNVAKSDQPIPTPTQAEIGISKGKTMEEAFFKLYRSIDQKVFWGHMTYLLLSEEAMKNEHAIPIIDSLLRFRETRYQIWVYCTQDSIKDILLITPILNKSLTSSKLSTPLDSGAKETIIQPVNLRNLMISLNEPSHEISIPLVTINKNHWETSEQSPKETALTGVGILSKDGFKGFIKDNAVRGSQWMSDEKNRGEITFKLENGDQDHLTVGIEKLKVEIKPIVKSNQVKFDVDIKLNANINGFKGKLTTDEIRKRIVKEIKKDIKETYEEGLQLDTDIYRLSEYLYRYNVKEWKKLEEDGKVPLTKDSISNINVYVNKINPGRKTFEETLNN, encoded by the coding sequence ATGAAGAAAAAAATTATCTCATTAGCAAGTCTAACAGTAATACTGTTACTTTCTGGATGTTGGGATGTTTCTGAACCCCAAAGAATGTATTATATTCATGGAGTAGGTATAGATTTCAAGGATGGCCAATATGAAATTTCCATGCAAATTATTGACTTTTCAAACGTAGCTAAATCTGACCAACCAATCCCAACTCCAACGCAAGCTGAAATTGGAATTTCAAAAGGTAAAACAATGGAAGAAGCTTTTTTTAAATTATATCGTTCCATTGATCAAAAAGTATTTTGGGGCCATATGACCTATCTTCTTTTATCTGAAGAGGCAATGAAAAATGAGCATGCTATCCCAATTATTGATAGTTTATTACGTTTTAGGGAAACAAGATATCAAATTTGGGTTTATTGCACCCAAGATTCTATAAAAGATATTCTATTAATTACACCGATTTTAAACAAATCTCTTACTTCATCCAAACTTAGTACCCCGCTTGATTCTGGTGCAAAAGAAACTATTATTCAACCTGTAAATTTACGGAATTTAATGATTTCATTGAATGAACCGAGTCATGAAATTAGTATACCTTTAGTTACTATTAATAAAAATCATTGGGAGACATCCGAGCAGTCACCTAAGGAAACTGCATTAACAGGTGTAGGCATACTGTCTAAAGATGGTTTTAAAGGTTTTATCAAGGACAATGCTGTGCGGGGGAGTCAATGGATGAGTGATGAAAAAAATCGAGGAGAAATAACCTTTAAATTAGAAAATGGTGATCAAGATCATTTAACAGTAGGTATAGAAAAATTAAAAGTAGAAATAAAACCCATTGTAAAAAGTAATCAAGTTAAATTTGATGTTGATATTAAACTCAATGCCAATATTAATGGTTTTAAGGGGAAATTAACAACTGATGAAATAAGAAAACGCATTGTTAAAGAAATTAAAAAAGATATTAAAGAAACATATGAAGAAGGGTTACAGTTAGACACTGATATTTACCGTTTATCTGAATACCTATATCGATACAATGTAAAAGAGTGGAAGAAGTTGGAGGAGGATGGTAAAGTGCCTTTAACTAAAGATTCGATTAGTAACATAAATGTTTACGTAAATAAAATAAATCCAGGTAGAAAAACATTTGAAGAAACACTTAATAATTAG
- a CDS encoding GNAT family N-acetyltransferase — MEEIKSETERLTLRPLRNQDYERWLEGFSKRLPSQNIYDDDIMDLTEWTQKKFNDVVTKHRELANQDEAYVFGVFRKSDQKHIGKVEFSTIMRDEFQWGLLGYTIHNQFWKNGYGKEAVKEGIRIAFKDLGYHRIEAHINVDNTPSIRLAESVRMVYECTRKGFIYEFGGWTDNLVYYMNSK; from the coding sequence ATCGAAGAAATCAAATCAGAAACAGAAAGATTAACGTTGAGGCCATTACGAAACCAGGATTATGAACGATGGTTAGAGGGATTTAGTAAACGACTCCCCTCTCAGAACATATATGATGACGACATAATGGATTTGACTGAATGGACCCAGAAAAAATTCAACGATGTGGTTACAAAACATCGAGAATTAGCCAATCAGGATGAAGCGTACGTTTTTGGTGTTTTTCGGAAGTCAGATCAAAAACATATAGGTAAGGTTGAATTTTCTACAATTATGAGAGATGAATTTCAGTGGGGCCTTCTGGGTTATACGATTCATAATCAATTTTGGAAAAATGGATACGGTAAGGAGGCTGTTAAAGAAGGCATTCGTATCGCTTTTAAAGACCTTGGTTATCATCGTATCGAAGCTCATATCAATGTTGATAACACGCCCTCAATTCGATTGGCTGAAAGTGTCAGGATGGTCTATGAATGTACGAGAAAGGGATTTATTTATGAATTTGGTGGTTGGACCGATAACCTAGTGTACTATATGAATTCAAAATAG
- a CDS encoding M15 family metallopeptidase: protein MTSVTTTCRDLNELTAAAQTACRLLFQECYKVGITNIFITETYRSQARQNYLYAQGRTRPGQIVTWTLDSNHKSRLAWDIAVGPPQSLYDVTTLNKVGAIAKKIGIEWGGTWTNAIDRPHFEVKPTWLMPKGYKLEGKVTVPTNSKGQVQLIVEDKKEEIKMTNWNPGSPAMKTETENFIAQAVKDGIIQESHLKDLQNGTMTSDRLLGLYITIQQRRNK, encoded by the coding sequence ATGACAAGTGTAACAACTACATGTCGAGATTTAAATGAACTAACGGCGGCTGCACAAACAGCCTGTCGTCTTTTGTTCCAGGAGTGCTACAAGGTAGGAATTACAAATATCTTCATTACTGAAACATATCGTTCACAAGCACGCCAAAATTACCTCTATGCACAAGGACGCACTCGACCAGGGCAAATTGTTACTTGGACATTAGACAGTAATCACAAATCACGCCTAGCGTGGGATATTGCTGTGGGTCCTCCACAATCTTTATATGATGTGACTACTTTAAATAAAGTCGGTGCCATTGCTAAGAAGATAGGCATCGAGTGGGGAGGTACATGGACTAATGCTATTGACCGACCACACTTTGAAGTGAAACCAACTTGGTTAATGCCTAAAGGCTACAAATTAGAAGGAAAAGTAACTGTCCCAACTAATAGCAAAGGACAAGTTCAATTAATTGTGGAAGACAAAAAGGAGGAAATCAAAATGACAAATTGGAACCCAGGTTCACCAGCTATGAAAACTGAAACAGAAAACTTTATTGCACAAGCAGTAAAGGACGGTATTATTCAGGAATCACATTTGAAGGATTTACAGAATGGTACTATGACAAGTGATAGATTGTTAGGCTTGTATATTACGATTCAGCAACGACGTAATAAGTAA
- a CDS encoding phage holin family protein — protein sequence MEKWVAAISGLIGALVSYAVDGLGMAVTVLIGFMAIDYVTGIMGGIFNRNLNSRVGFNGIIRKIYYLMLVGSVYLLALVIPGIEYAGDGAAIAFCVLEFIFITENGTKMGLPTPNFIKNILSIVKDTTGEGEAK from the coding sequence ATGGAAAAATGGGTAGCAGCAATCAGTGGATTAATTGGTGCTTTAGTGTCCTATGCTGTGGATGGTCTAGGAATGGCTGTAACTGTGTTAATTGGCTTTATGGCGATTGATTATGTCACTGGTATTATGGGCGGTATCTTCAATCGTAACTTGAACAGCCGTGTTGGTTTCAACGGTATTATTCGAAAGATTTATTATTTAATGCTAGTTGGTTCGGTGTATTTATTAGCTTTAGTTATTCCAGGTATCGAGTACGCAGGTGATGGAGCAGCCATTGCATTCTGTGTACTCGAATTTATTTTTATCACAGAAAACGGTACAAAAATGGGCTTACCTACACCGAATTTCATCAAGAATATCTTATCAATTGTAAAAGATACAACAGGGGAGGGAGAAGCAAAATGA
- a CDS encoding site-specific integrase gives MASITKRGSTWQYMINHYMDGKRKPISKSGFSTKREAQIAAAEKELLLKKGNQVIVKEKPFASYFEEWIELYKSNKHINTYNRYSNSVERVKEHFKDKPIQKITRADYQIFLNEYGKGKSKETVRKLNTHIRACVRDTIEEGYIITVDFTRKVELNATNNAKKSEDKHLNYNDSVKLYKELFNRISPSTSTYHLILLGLVSGLRFGELTGLTTDCFDFKLNQLKVYRAWDYKRGTGFGPLKNEQSERKISIDKKVMNEFKKLILAVPENENNLVFYRQSSIKTVTNEGANKLLRKTLDALEIEHISIHGLRHTHASVLIYKGANIHSVSKRLGHSDIQTTLDHYSHVLKEMEERDEEIAINVYSS, from the coding sequence TTGGCTAGTATCACAAAACGTGGCAGCACATGGCAATATATGATTAATCACTATATGGATGGCAAAAGAAAGCCTATTTCAAAAAGTGGTTTTTCTACTAAAAGAGAAGCACAAATAGCAGCTGCAGAAAAAGAATTACTATTAAAAAAAGGTAATCAAGTAATTGTTAAAGAAAAACCTTTTGCTAGTTATTTTGAAGAATGGATTGAGTTGTATAAATCCAACAAACATATTAATACCTATAACCGGTATTCAAATTCAGTTGAACGTGTAAAGGAACATTTTAAAGATAAACCAATTCAAAAAATCACTAGAGCTGATTACCAAATTTTTTTAAATGAATATGGTAAAGGTAAATCAAAGGAGACTGTTAGAAAGCTCAATACACATATAAGAGCGTGTGTAAGGGATACAATTGAGGAAGGATATATAATAACGGTAGACTTCACTCGCAAAGTGGAATTAAACGCTACTAATAACGCTAAAAAGAGTGAAGATAAACATTTGAACTACAATGATAGCGTCAAGTTATACAAAGAACTATTTAATCGCATTTCGCCTTCCACAAGCACCTACCATTTAATTTTATTGGGGCTTGTATCAGGATTGCGGTTTGGAGAGTTAACAGGACTAACTACAGATTGTTTCGATTTTAAACTAAACCAATTAAAAGTTTACCGAGCATGGGACTATAAAAGAGGAACTGGATTTGGGCCATTAAAAAATGAACAATCCGAGAGAAAAATATCTATAGATAAGAAAGTTATGAATGAATTTAAGAAACTAATATTGGCAGTACCTGAAAATGAAAACAACTTGGTTTTTTATAGACAATCGTCCATTAAGACAGTAACAAATGAAGGTGCAAATAAATTATTACGAAAAACACTAGATGCATTAGAAATCGAACATATCTCCATTCATGGTTTACGACATACACATGCCAGTGTCTTAATCTATAAAGGAGCTAATATTCATTCTGTTTCTAAACGATTAGGACATTCAGATATTCAAACAACACTTGATCACTATTCGCATGTATTAAAAGAAATGGAAGAACGGGATGAAGAAATAGCGATTAATGTTTATTCATCTTAA
- a CDS encoding bacteriophage abortive infection AbiH family protein, with the protein MDLVVIGNGFDIAHGLKSKYSDFMEYLLTLEKKSEMIAIGLYTINSISEYDQLKLNTYNKLEKYILEQDLWSNLEEALGMLDYEQLEVDNSGYFLGYGDEKWRDSANHDYQDMIKENLNFTDDLNKQFINWIKIVETEVNPICKMPEIVKASNIYLNFNYTSTLEKVYSIPENKINYIHGKANRGEKLILGHHNNSYWTKNDISKMTGDEYAAYLEYQHERDFRDIEAEEVIKAYFKRTYKDTKAIIETQKSFFTSLIHVENIFVLGHSLSEIDYDYFEEISYSISNSCKWFISYYSNDDNERAIKLMEKLCVNDYCLFKI; encoded by the coding sequence ATGGATTTAGTAGTTATAGGTAATGGATTTGATATAGCACACGGGTTAAAATCTAAATATTCAGATTTTATGGAGTATTTGTTAACACTAGAAAAAAAGTCAGAAATGATTGCCATAGGTTTATATACTATAAATAGTATATCTGAGTATGATCAATTAAAACTTAATACATATAATAAATTGGAAAAATATATTTTAGAACAAGATTTATGGAGTAACTTAGAAGAAGCCTTAGGAATGTTGGATTATGAACAATTAGAAGTAGATAATTCAGGATATTTTTTAGGATATGGAGATGAAAAATGGAGAGATAGTGCAAATCATGATTATCAAGATATGATAAAAGAGAATTTAAATTTTACAGATGATTTAAATAAGCAATTTATTAACTGGATTAAAATTGTAGAGACAGAAGTAAATCCGATATGTAAAATGCCCGAAATTGTGAAAGCTAGTAATATTTATTTGAATTTTAATTATACAAGTACTTTAGAAAAAGTATATTCGATACCAGAAAATAAAATTAATTATATTCATGGTAAAGCTAATCGTGGTGAAAAGCTTATTCTTGGTCATCATAATAACTCATACTGGACTAAAAATGATATTTCGAAAATGACTGGTGATGAATATGCAGCATATTTGGAATATCAACATGAAAGAGATTTTAGAGACATAGAGGCTGAGGAAGTTATAAAAGCTTATTTTAAAAGAACTTATAAAGACACTAAAGCGATAATAGAAACACAAAAAAGTTTTTTTACCTCTTTGATTCATGTGGAAAATATCTTTGTATTAGGACATTCTTTATCAGAAATAGATTACGATTATTTTGAGGAGATTAGTTATAGTATCTCAAATTCTTGTAAGTGGTTTATTTCGTATTATTCTAATGATGATAATGAAAGAGCAATTAAGTTAATGGAAAAGCTATGTGTAAATGATTACTGCTTATTCAAGATTTAG
- a CDS encoding FRG domain-containing protein, translated as MIEEKKFDTWIELQEYLFNFEKGSIHNRYRSSLAYRGVSNAGYDLKTSLMRLNNKTAEKHLLRNFKKYANTLIKDNDNVWELLAIAQHYGLPTRLLDWSFSPYVALHFATSNSREFNKDGAIWCMDILKVNELLPDKLNEILKDEGSLVFTVDSLKNISLNEFDNLNNNQIEDEDKDFVICLEPPSIDERIINQYAMFTVISNPNKKFDELMDEHPDGIYTKIIIPKELKMEIRDKLDQANISERIIYPGLEGISAWLKRYYTKF; from the coding sequence TTGATAGAAGAAAAAAAATTCGATACTTGGATAGAGCTACAGGAATACTTGTTTAATTTTGAAAAAGGATCTATTCATAACAGATATAGATCGAGTTTAGCATATAGAGGTGTTAGTAATGCTGGATATGATTTAAAAACGAGTTTAATGAGGCTAAATAATAAAACAGCTGAAAAACATTTATTAAGAAATTTCAAAAAGTATGCAAATACACTTATAAAAGACAATGATAATGTTTGGGAACTATTAGCTATAGCACAGCATTATGGCTTGCCGACAAGACTCCTTGATTGGTCTTTTTCACCATACGTAGCACTACACTTTGCAACTTCAAATAGTAGGGAGTTTAATAAAGATGGTGCGATTTGGTGTATGGATATATTGAAAGTTAATGAACTCTTACCTGATAAACTTAATGAAATTCTTAAAGATGAAGGTTCTTTAGTATTTACAGTAGATTCATTAAAAAATATTTCTTTAAATGAGTTTGATAATTTGAATAATAATCAAATTGAAGACGAAGATAAAGATTTTGTTATATGTCTTGAGCCACCATCAATAGATGAAAGAATAATAAATCAATATGCTATGTTTACAGTTATATCTAATCCCAATAAAAAATTTGATGAGCTTATGGATGAACATCCTGATGGTATTTATACCAAAATAATTATTCCGAAAGAATTGAAAATGGAAATTAGAGATAAGTTAGACCAAGCAAATATTAGTGAAAGAATTATTTACCCAGGATTAGAAGGTATTAGCGCATGGCTGAAAAGATATTATACAAAATTTTAA
- a CDS encoding SIR2 family protein encodes MNEVTFIERRDIPKELITSLLKRKVVPFIGAGFSIPFGYPNWRELIIGIKDKINILHLNEQDINGVDPLQIAQALFQYYSNISFETCREEILKILSINPKQIENNEALQKLVDEQTKNKLELDFSKILLELIVPIEDKQDHGQIEKLKKLNNLEFNSIVTTNYDRVLEEDIFTSQSFKVQSLGKNEELDWNEKEKTIIKIHGDKESNNGVIFTHSQYYKFMNEYGYFRSKLYTIFSSNVVLMMGYGFNDINIHQIYFQFLRDYGQNINGTKFYMVLTKYDLDRWNSYFEFYKYYLESYKIDVLLVEDLPSFIESLVEAVSIELNTQSLGNLFESQGNEDFCKILMAVMVGESYEVKYDIDLNTDVLNAFIRIFNNEYLLSEEPFNFEDADLKDTGPYMLSYAIDIFEINQELRSSTEFNKLLNLSIKFADKTGDFYEVRDRLEYFINLNRFVTELEIDKELGKYLFNIFKFCHPTQFMKSNPGGRLLENKIAELAIPIVENYLDYILNHNFDRENEIFYLEDVHVFWLRRIKSKFANAVRIQEYISEIFNLIKLKG; translated from the coding sequence TTGAATGAAGTAACCTTTATAGAGCGTAGAGATATTCCTAAAGAGTTAATTACAAGTTTATTAAAACGTAAGGTAGTTCCCTTTATAGGGGCTGGTTTTAGCATTCCTTTTGGATATCCTAACTGGAGAGAACTTATAATAGGTATTAAAGATAAGATTAATATTTTACATTTAAATGAACAAGATATAAATGGAGTAGATCCTTTACAAATAGCGCAAGCACTATTTCAGTATTATTCTAATATCTCTTTTGAAACATGTAGAGAGGAGATATTAAAAATTTTAAGTATAAACCCTAAACAAATAGAAAATAATGAGGCTCTTCAAAAGTTAGTAGATGAACAAACTAAAAATAAATTAGAATTAGATTTTTCGAAAATACTATTAGAGTTAATTGTACCGATTGAAGATAAACAAGATCATGGGCAAATTGAAAAGCTGAAAAAGCTCAATAATTTAGAATTTAATTCAATTGTTACAACCAATTACGATAGAGTCTTAGAAGAAGATATTTTTACTAGCCAAAGTTTTAAAGTTCAATCACTTGGTAAAAATGAGGAGTTAGATTGGAATGAAAAAGAGAAAACTATAATAAAAATCCATGGGGATAAAGAGTCTAATAATGGTGTTATATTTACACATTCTCAGTATTATAAATTTATGAACGAATATGGTTATTTTAGAAGTAAGCTATATACTATCTTTTCTAGTAATGTGGTATTAATGATGGGTTATGGATTTAATGATATCAATATACACCAAATATACTTTCAGTTTTTAAGGGATTATGGTCAGAATATAAATGGTACAAAATTTTATATGGTTTTAACAAAATATGATTTAGATAGATGGAATTCATATTTTGAATTCTATAAGTATTATTTAGAATCATATAAAATCGATGTATTATTAGTTGAAGATTTACCAAGTTTTATAGAATCACTAGTGGAAGCAGTGAGTATAGAGTTGAATACTCAAAGCTTAGGGAATCTATTTGAATCCCAGGGTAATGAAGATTTTTGTAAGATTTTGATGGCTGTAATGGTAGGTGAATCTTATGAAGTTAAGTACGATATAGACTTAAATACAGATGTATTAAACGCATTTATAAGGATATTCAATAATGAATATTTGTTATCTGAAGAACCATTTAATTTTGAAGATGCAGATTTAAAAGACACGGGGCCATATATGTTAAGCTATGCTATTGATATATTTGAAATTAATCAAGAATTAAGAAGTAGTACGGAATTTAATAAACTTTTAAATTTATCAATTAAGTTTGCTGATAAAACAGGAGATTTTTATGAAGTTAGAGATCGGTTAGAGTATTTCATAAATTTAAATAGATTTGTTACAGAGTTAGAAATTGATAAAGAGCTAGGTAAATATTTATTTAATATCTTCAAATTCTGTCATCCTACGCAATTTATGAAATCTAATCCGGGAGGACGTTTACTTGAAAATAAAATAGCTGAATTAGCCATACCTATCGTAGAAAATTATTTAGATTATATCTTAAATCATAATTTTGATAGGGAAAATGAGATTTTTTATTTAGAAGATGTACATGTGTTTTGGTTGAGACGTATTAAATCTAAGTTTGCGAATGCTGTTCGTATTCAAGAGTATATTAGTGAAATATTTAATCTTATAAAATTAAAAGGTTAA